One region of Candidatus Peribacteraceae bacterium genomic DNA includes:
- the truB gene encoding tRNA pseudouridine(55) synthase TruB has translation MRHGFLLIDKPAGITSHDAVAMVRRTLPETHAGHLGTLDPAATGLLVMGVGRKALKVIELFNGLSKEYEAGVRFGAVSTTYDGEGVIEEVKPPGGWTVPQQVILQRTIADRFIGKIDQVPPSYSAIKVGGERAYRKARQGRSVELAARQVEIISCTILSYAYPDLVLDVTCGSGTYIRSLAHDLGRLLRCGGYLKSLRRTKVGRWSVTDAVPPDKAAWARVIPLKEVLRGFPRRELTSQEFKALGYGQDIAGTTAPGTIAWHEELPVALLEQKGEGVIHARKML, from the coding sequence ATGCGACACGGGTTTCTCCTCATCGATAAACCGGCGGGCATCACCAGCCACGATGCCGTGGCCATGGTCCGCAGGACGCTGCCGGAGACCCATGCGGGCCACCTGGGCACGCTGGACCCCGCGGCGACGGGTCTCCTGGTGATGGGCGTGGGACGCAAGGCGCTCAAGGTGATCGAACTGTTCAACGGGCTTTCCAAGGAGTACGAGGCGGGCGTCCGCTTCGGCGCGGTGAGTACCACGTACGACGGGGAGGGGGTGATAGAGGAAGTGAAGCCGCCGGGGGGATGGACGGTTCCCCAGCAGGTGATTCTGCAGCGCACCATCGCCGACCGCTTCATAGGGAAGATCGACCAAGTACCCCCCTCCTACTCCGCCATCAAGGTGGGCGGGGAGCGCGCGTACCGTAAGGCGCGGCAGGGGAGGAGCGTGGAGCTGGCCGCGCGACAGGTGGAAATCATCTCTTGCACCATCCTCTCCTATGCCTATCCGGACCTGGTGCTGGATGTCACCTGCGGCTCGGGCACCTACATCCGCTCCCTCGCCCACGACCTCGGCCGCCTCCTCCGTTGCGGCGGGTACTTGAAGAGTCTGCGGCGGACAAAGGTCGGCCGCTGGTCCGTTACCGATGCCGTGCCTCCCGATAAGGCTGCCTGGGCGCGCGTGATACCCCTCAAGGAGGTCCTCAGGGGCTTCCCCCGCCGGGAACTTACTTCCCAAGAGTTCAAAGCGTTGGGCTATGGCCAGGACATCGCGGGTACAACAGCCCCGGGTACCATCGCATGGCACGAGGAACTCCCCGTCGCCCTCTTGGAGCAGAAGGGGGAGGGGGTAATCCACGCGAGGAAGATGTTGTGA
- a CDS encoding 5'-3' exonuclease H3TH domain-containing protein, which produces MKHLVLIDGHHLMYRAYYAIPRTLCTSKGEQTNAMYGVASMLLAILTIEKPDALVFCFDAGEETFRHQENATYKEGRAETPDDFYLQIPRIMQMVEAFGFKHVSDAKYEADDFLCAYATAAAEGWKVTIVTGDRDAFQLATENVRVAIPHKGYQQTEYLGPQEILNKYGVRPDQIASYKGLVGDASDNLPGVTGIGPKGAAALLQQYGTLRGVYEHLADIKEGVRAKLERDREQAFFCEHMATLVCDMPLPHSLDDVTLRNMPVEAVHNFFRDVEFAALGKRFDTLLRSPYGRQHWNVPMVEKKVEQVEKQMSMF; this is translated from the coding sequence ATGAAGCACCTCGTCCTCATCGACGGTCATCACCTGATGTACAGGGCGTACTACGCCATTCCCCGAACGCTCTGCACGTCCAAAGGGGAGCAGACCAATGCCATGTATGGGGTGGCTTCCATGCTCCTGGCCATCCTCACCATCGAGAAGCCGGATGCGCTGGTCTTCTGTTTCGATGCGGGGGAAGAGACATTCCGTCACCAAGAGAACGCCACATACAAGGAAGGGAGGGCGGAAACGCCGGACGATTTCTACCTCCAGATCCCGCGCATCATGCAGATGGTGGAGGCCTTCGGGTTCAAGCATGTGTCCGATGCCAAGTACGAGGCGGATGACTTCTTATGCGCGTATGCCACGGCCGCCGCGGAAGGGTGGAAGGTGACCATTGTCACGGGGGACCGGGATGCCTTCCAATTGGCCACCGAGAACGTCCGCGTCGCCATTCCCCACAAGGGATACCAGCAGACGGAGTACCTGGGGCCGCAGGAGATCCTAAACAAATACGGCGTGCGGCCGGACCAGATCGCTTCCTATAAAGGCCTGGTGGGGGACGCGTCCGACAACCTTCCCGGGGTCACGGGGATAGGGCCCAAGGGGGCGGCGGCGCTCCTGCAGCAGTACGGGACGCTCCGGGGCGTGTACGAGCACCTGGCCGATATAAAGGAGGGCGTGAGGGCCAAGCTGGAGCGGGACCGCGAACAGGCGTTCTTCTGCGAGCACATGGCCACTCTCGTTTGCGACATGCCCCTCCCGCACTCACTGGACGATGTGACGCTACGGAACATGCCCGTGGAAGCTGTACACAACTTTTTCCGCGACGTGGAGTTCGCGGCCCTGGGAAAGAGGTTTGATACGCTCCTCAGGAGCCCCTATGGCCGGCAACATTGGAACGTACCGATGGTGGAGAAGAAGGTGGAACAGGTGGAGAAACAGATGTCGATGTTCTAA
- the ftsA gene encoding cell division protein FtsA translates to MSKERVLASLDIGSAKIRTVIAVVDGADADHRIPNVIGVGLSPSLGMRKGHVIDVEELIHNIISSLEDAERMAGVPVNHVCVGMSGSHIESFDSRGVIAISGSEITVEDIARVLDAAQAISIPANRRILHIEPKAYAVDEQRAIKNPLGMTGIRLEVEAHIVTGHVQHVKNIEKCIDQAGVDIDALVPSTIAAAEATLTKRQKELGVLVIDVGAGCTSVAIFEEGTILHSCSLPVGGESVTSDIAIGLRTSIDTAEKIKIEFGSVLPGEMSEREMIDLSTVSKVDTQTVSKKYMAEIMQARYYEIFTLIKNELQRIGRSGMLPAGALLTGGAVKAPGVLDLARDVLGLPVQMGFPVDIGGVIEKVDDPAYATALGTLVWGMREEEHLGSRNPFQMKRAVKQVSSWLKSLFP, encoded by the coding sequence ATGTCAAAGGAACGCGTCCTAGCGAGTCTCGACATAGGGAGCGCTAAGATCCGCACCGTCATCGCCGTCGTGGACGGCGCCGACGCCGACCATCGCATTCCCAATGTGATCGGCGTGGGCCTTTCCCCGTCCCTGGGCATGCGCAAGGGGCACGTGATCGATGTGGAGGAACTCATCCACAACATCATCTCCTCCTTGGAGGACGCGGAGCGCATGGCCGGCGTCCCCGTGAACCACGTGTGCGTGGGCATGAGCGGCTCCCACATCGAGAGCTTCGACAGCAGGGGAGTGATCGCCATCTCCGGGTCGGAGATCACCGTGGAGGATATCGCGCGCGTGTTGGACGCGGCGCAGGCCATCTCCATCCCCGCCAACCGCCGCATCCTGCACATCGAGCCCAAGGCGTACGCCGTGGATGAGCAGCGCGCCATCAAGAACCCCCTGGGCATGACGGGGATCCGCTTGGAGGTGGAAGCGCACATCGTCACGGGCCACGTGCAGCACGTGAAGAACATCGAGAAGTGCATCGACCAGGCGGGCGTGGATATCGACGCCCTCGTCCCCTCCACCATCGCCGCCGCGGAAGCCACGCTCACCAAGCGCCAGAAGGAACTGGGCGTGCTGGTGATAGACGTGGGTGCGGGGTGCACCAGCGTGGCCATCTTCGAAGAGGGGACCATCCTCCACTCCTGCTCCCTGCCCGTGGGGGGCGAGAGCGTGACGAGCGACATCGCGATCGGGCTGCGCACCTCCATTGATACGGCGGAGAAGATCAAAATCGAGTTCGGTTCCGTGCTCCCCGGCGAAATGAGCGAACGCGAGATGATCGACCTTTCCACTGTTTCCAAGGTGGATACGCAGACGGTGAGCAAGAAGTACATGGCCGAGATCATGCAGGCCCGCTATTACGAGATCTTCACCCTCATCAAGAACGAGCTCCAGCGCATCGGCCGCAGCGGCATGCTGCCCGCGGGCGCCCTGCTCACGGGAGGGGCGGTCAAGGCTCCGGGCGTGCTGGACCTCGCCCGCGACGTGCTGGGATTGCCCGTGCAAATGGGTTTTCCGGTGGATATCGGCGGCGTGATCGAAAAGGTGGATGACCCCGCTTATGCCACCGCTCTGGGCACACTGGTGTGGGGCATGCGCGAGGAGGAACACCTGGGCAGCCGCAATCCCTTCCAGATGAAACGTGCCGTCAAACAAGTGAGTTCCTGGCTCAAATCGCTCTTTCCCTGA